The DNA sequence GTTCGAGTGCCCCTCCGAGGGCCTCCTCCAGGTCCTCTTCGAGTGCTCCGGCGGGCTGTTCGCCCCGGTCCGTCCGGCGGCCCGCGCCACCCCGGCCGACGGCCCGCGGGGCGCGGCCGGCGGCCCGTTCGGACCGCCGGAGGAGGGCGTGGCAGGCGCAGGTGAGGGCCACGAGGCCGGCGGCGCTGCCGGCCGCCCCGCCGAAGGACCGTCCGCACATCAGCAGGACGAGGGGGACCAGGGCGCAGCTGAACGCCGCCCAGCGCACCACGTCGCTCACCGGATCGGGCGATTCCCGGTCGGGTTCGGCGGCGTGGGCGTCGTCGCGGGTTCCGGGCACGGAGCGGCTCCCTGGTGGCGGCTGCTGGCGGTAGTACAACGCGGGTCCGGCGTGTGGGTCACTCGGCGAACGGGCAGGGGTAGGGACACACGGGGCATTGCGCTGGGGGCGGCCCTCGTGCATGCTCCGGGGAACGCTCACCCGTCAGCCGTCACACCCGTCGAGGGGACACCGCGTGTCGCACCCGTCGTCCGGACGTCCGCCCCTCGGGGGCGGCCGTCGCAGGCGGGCGGCCGCCGGCGTCTTCCGGCCCCGTTCGGCGGGCCGGCCTCTGGGCACCCGGCGGGCGGGGCCGTACCCTGGGGGGTAAGTCCTTGAAAAGATGAATCCCGGACGGATTTTTGTCGCCGTACTGACACCCATGCGCCCGCGCGGTGTCCCGTACGGCGGGAAATGTCCCTTCAGTCCACCGCAGCCCACCGCCGACCCTCCGCAAGAGGACTTCCTTCGCCGAGACACCGATGGCCGGTCACGAATTCTCCGAACCCGCGGACCGCAAGCGGATCGCCGATCAGACGGCGCTTCCCGAAGCGGTGGAAGAAACACGTCATTCCTGCGATCCCGCGTTCCAGCACGGTGTCGTGGTGGGTTTCGACGGCTCCACGTCGAGCGAACGGGCGCTTGCTTATGCAATCGGCATGGCCCGGCGTTCCGGCTCGGGCCTGATCATCGTCCATGTGGCCAACCGGCTGCCGACGACCGTCTGGGCGGGCTGCGAACCGCCGGTCTTCGTGGACGTCCCCGACCACCGCACCGAGGTCCTGGGCCTGGAACTGGCCTGCGCCGACCACCTCTCCGAGGTGCCCTGGATCCTCGTCGAGCGGGGCGGGGACATCTGCCACGAGCTGGAGGAGGTCGGGCGGGAGTACGCGGCCGACGCCATCGTGGTGGGCTCCACCCATGGGATCGTCGGCCGGATCTTCGGCTCGGTGGCCGGCCGGCTGGCCCGGCGGGCGCAGCGGCCTGTGGTGGTCATTCCCTGAGGCCCTGAGGCCCTGAGGCGTATGGGACGGCGGGGGTGTCCGGGACGGACGGGACGCCCCCGCCGTTTCATGCCCAACTCCCGTAACCGATGCGGGTGGTGAGCGACGGTGCCGCCGGCGGACGCGGCTCGGCGCGCGCCCCGCATCGCGAAAGCGCGCGCCTGCTCAGGTGTGCGAAAGCCGCTTCCTCCGGGTACAAGTCCGGTGAGCGCACGTGCCGCCGGGCGGGAGGTGACGGTTCCCGGGACCGGTGGCATCACCGCCGGCGCGAGGGCGGCGCCGGCACCGGGGAGGCGGTCCTCCCCGCGCGCCCGGTGGCACGCGCGGGGAGCGCCGTCGGCAGTGAGGGGCCGTCAGGCGTGCCGGACACAGCCGTCGGGCGTGACGGGCAAGGCCGTCAGGCGTGGCGGCCGGAGCCGCCAGGCGTGACTACTCGACCGTGACGGACTTGGCGAGGTTGCGCGGCTTGTCGATGTCGCGGCCCATGGCCTTGGCCGTGTAGTAGGCGAAGAGCTGGAGCGGGATGCCCATGAGGATCGGGTCCAGCTCGTCCTCGTTCTTCGGCACCACGATCGTGTGGTCGGCCTTCTCCTGCTCCTGGTGCGCGACGGCGAGGATGCGGCCGCTGCGGGCCTTGATCTCCTCCAGGGCGGCGCGGTTCTTCTCCAGCAGCTCGTCGTCGGGGACGATCGCGACGGTCGGCATGGCGGGCTCGATCAGGGCCAGCGGGCCGTGCTTGAGCTCCGACGCCGGGTAGGCCTCGGCGTGGATGTACGAGACCTCCTTGAGCTTGAGGGAGGCCTCGCGGGCCACCGGGTAGCCCCGGACGCGGCCGATGAACATCATCGACTTGGCGTCGGCGTACTCGGCCGCCAGCTTCTCGATCTCCGCCTCGTTGCCGAGGATCTCCTCGATCTGCGCGGGCAGCTTGCGCAGGCCCTCGATGATCCGCTTGCCGTCGGCGACCGACAGGTCGCGGGTGCGGCCCAGGTGCAGGGCGAGCAGGCCGAAGGAGACCACCATGTTGGTGAAGCACTTGGTGGAGACGACGCAGACCTCGGGGCCGGCGTGCACGTAGATGCCGCCGTCGGTCTCCCGGGCGATGGCCGAGCCGACCACGTTGACCAGGCCGAGGACGCGGGCGCCCTTGCGCTTGAGCTCCTGGACGGCGGCGAGCACGTCGTAGGTCTCACCGGACTGGGACACCGCGATGTAGAGGGTGTCGGGGTCCACGACCGGGTTGCGGTAGCGGAACTCGGAGGCCGGCTCGGCGTCCGCGGGGATGCGGGCCAGCTCCTCGATCATCTGGGCGCCGATCTGGCCGGCGTGGTACGAGGTGCCGCAGCCGAGGATCTTCACCCGGCGCACGGCGCGGGCGTCGCGGGCGTCCAGGTTGAGGCCGCCGAGGTGCACGGTGGAGAAGCGGTCGTCGATGCGGCCGCGCAGGGCGCGGTCCACGGCGTCGGCCTGCTCGTGGATCTCCTTGTGCATGTACGTGTCGTGGCCGCCCATGTCGTACGACTCGGCCTCCCACTCCACGGTGGTCGGCTGCGACGAGGTGGTGGAGCCCTCGGTGGTGTAGGTGCGGTAGTCGTCGGCCTTCAGGGTGGCCATCTCGCCGTCGTCCAGGGTGACGACCTGGCGGGTGTGGCTGACCAGCGCGGCGACGTCGGAGGAGACGAACATCTCCTTCTCGCCTATGCCGAGGACGACCGGCGAGCCGTTGCGGGCGACGACGATGCGGTCCGGGAAGTCGGCGTGCAGCACGGCGATGCCATAGGTGCCCTCGATGTGCCGGACGGCGTCGCGGACCTTCTCCTCCAGCGTGGCGGCCTGCGAGCGGCCGACCAGGTGGGCGAGCACCTCGGTGTCGGTGTCGGAGAGGAACGTCACGCCGTCGGCGGTCAGCTTGGCGCGCAGCTCGGAGGCGTTGTCGATGATGCCGTTGTGGACGACGGCGACCTTCTCGTCGGCGTCCACGTGCGGGTGCGCGTTGACGTCGTTGGGGGCGCCGTGGGTGGCCCAGCGGGTGTGCGCGATGCCGGTGGTGCCGTTGAAGCGCTTGGGGAGGCGGGCCTCCAGCTCGCGCACGCGGCCCTTGGCCTTGGCGGTCTTCAGGCCGCCGGCCTTGCCGCTCGCGTGCAGGGCGATGCCCGCGGAGTCGTAGCCGCGGTACTCCAGTCGCTGCAGCCCTTCGAGCAGCAGCGGGGCGACGTCGCGCTTCCCGATGTAACCGACGATTCCGCACATAAGGTGATGACCCTCCCTGACAAACGATCAATGATGCCCGCGGGCGGCAGCAGCCGCCGTTTCGCCTTCGCCGGGGACGGGTGTCCCGGCCCCCGGCCCGCCTCGGCCGTAGCCGGTCTCAGCCGTAGACGATGCGCCGCAGCTGGCGCAGCGAGAGCGGGGGCGGGGCGACCGCGCGGTGCGGCAGCTCCGCCGCGATCCGCTCGAAGATCTCCGCGTTCGCCAGACCACCGGACTGCAGTTCGCGGTGGCGGCGGCGGACGAACTCCTCGGCCGTCTCGTCGAAGTACGCCAGGACGTCCAGGACCACCCGGGCGGCCTCGCCGCGCTGGAGCGGCGTGCTGCGCACCAGGTGGTCCACCAGGTCGTCATGGGACATACGGCGTTCGAGCACCCGTTGATACTGAGGGGTGTCGGAGCGTTTCGCAAGAATCCTGCCCGATTTCGGGCAAGAGTGGTGGCAAAGTGTTGATCGTTTTGCTTAGAAACGCTGGAGAATCGCCTGTTTCGCGGCGGTGAACTCCTCGTCCGTGAGGATCCCCGAGCGGTGCAGCTCGCCCAGCTCCCGCAGCCGGCGGAGCAGGGTGTCGTGATCGTCGGCCGGCGGCGCGTCGGACGGGGCCCGGTCGAGCGGGGCGGGCGTGACGGGCGGTGCCGCCGGGACCTCGTGCACCGGGGCGGCGGGGTGCGGCAGCCGGGCCGTGACGGCGGCGCCCAGCAGGGCCATCAGCCCGTCCTTCTTGAAGCCGAAGAGCTCGATGGCGTTCGGGTCGTGCTTGGCGGGCGTTTTCGAGGGCGCGCCCCGGACGGCGAACCGTAGGTAGCCGTTCTCCAGCCCGATGCTCGGCAGCCACTCCACGCCCGTGATGTCGGCCAGCGCCAGCTCCCGCGGGCCGCCCGACGCCTTGCCGTCGTCGGTGACCCAGTTCCACTCCAGCCGGACCGTCTCGCCGTCGAAGGAGGCGGTTCCGTCCCCGGCGCCGACCGCCAGCGGGACGGCGGGGCCGGGCAGCAGATAGCGGTCCGCCGGGCCGTCCGGCACCTGCTCCAGCAGCAGGGCGGTACGGACCTCCTCCGCGAAGTACTCGGCGACGCCGGCCCGGTCCGGTTCCGTCCTGAGCTGGTACGGGTCGATGGCGTCCGCC is a window from the Streptomyces mobaraensis genome containing:
- a CDS encoding DUF4429 domain-containing protein, with amino-acid sequence MAEIFQKDGTWTFDGDAIRIVPGRERGVHLVRQTLGELTVPLEAVAGIAFEPGRKAGRLRLRLREGADPLTQVTRGRMADAIDPYQLRTEPDRAGVAEYFAEEVRTALLLEQVPDGPADRYLLPGPAVPLAVGAGDGTASFDGETVRLEWNWVTDDGKASGGPRELALADITGVEWLPSIGLENGYLRFAVRGAPSKTPAKHDPNAIELFGFKKDGLMALLGAAVTARLPHPAAPVHEVPAAPPVTPAPLDRAPSDAPPADDHDTLLRRLRELGELHRSGILTDEEFTAAKQAILQRF
- the glmS gene encoding glutamine--fructose-6-phosphate transaminase (isomerizing), which translates into the protein MCGIVGYIGKRDVAPLLLEGLQRLEYRGYDSAGIALHASGKAGGLKTAKAKGRVRELEARLPKRFNGTTGIAHTRWATHGAPNDVNAHPHVDADEKVAVVHNGIIDNASELRAKLTADGVTFLSDTDTEVLAHLVGRSQAATLEEKVRDAVRHIEGTYGIAVLHADFPDRIVVARNGSPVVLGIGEKEMFVSSDVAALVSHTRQVVTLDDGEMATLKADDYRTYTTEGSTTSSQPTTVEWEAESYDMGGHDTYMHKEIHEQADAVDRALRGRIDDRFSTVHLGGLNLDARDARAVRRVKILGCGTSYHAGQIGAQMIEELARIPADAEPASEFRYRNPVVDPDTLYIAVSQSGETYDVLAAVQELKRKGARVLGLVNVVGSAIARETDGGIYVHAGPEVCVVSTKCFTNMVVSFGLLALHLGRTRDLSVADGKRIIEGLRKLPAQIEEILGNEAEIEKLAAEYADAKSMMFIGRVRGYPVAREASLKLKEVSYIHAEAYPASELKHGPLALIEPAMPTVAIVPDDELLEKNRAALEEIKARSGRILAVAHQEQEKADHTIVVPKNEDELDPILMGIPLQLFAYYTAKAMGRDIDKPRNLAKSVTVE
- a CDS encoding universal stress protein; the encoded protein is MAGHEFSEPADRKRIADQTALPEAVEETRHSCDPAFQHGVVVGFDGSTSSERALAYAIGMARRSGSGLIIVHVANRLPTTVWAGCEPPVFVDVPDHRTEVLGLELACADHLSEVPWILVERGGDICHELEEVGREYAADAIVVGSTHGIVGRIFGSVAGRLARRAQRPVVVIP